A segment of the Marinomonas posidonica IVIA-Po-181 genome:
CTAATGCTGGCTTGCTGAGAACTTGATGAGGCCTGTTGGCGAGCTTCCGTAACGGCTTGTTGCATGTAATCTGCTGCGGCTAAACGAGTGTCGCTAAAATTGTTTTTAGCTGAACTAAATGCATTTTGCAATTGGGCGAGGGTCTGGTTTTCGTTATCAAAGTTTTCAATGGCTGTGAAGTACTGGTTGATTACTTCACCAAAGCGTTCTTCAAGACCAAAGTTGGTGACACGTTTAAAGAACTTATCAAAGCGCTCCATGAAAAGTGCTTTGTTTGCGGCATTCGGTTCGAATATGTAGTTTTTTTCGGCTTCACGTACAGGTAAGAACTCTTGTTTAACCAGACTGAGGAAAGAAATTTCTTCCGTCACTTTCTCACCTAAACTTGAAATGGTGCCTTTTAGTCCTGATGTGCCATTAAATCCCACTGTTTGCTTCTGAATGACGAGTTGCTTGAGGGCGGTATTGTAAATGTCCAAAGAAGAAGCGATTTTAGTAAGGTTTTCTTTGGCGCCAGTGTCTTGAAGCAACTCAAGGTCTTTGTTCAGAATGACAGTGAAATTTTCATAGTTGCTATCAAGTGTTGTGATAAAAGCATCGAAGCTTGAATCATCAATACTGGAAAGCGATTCATACTCTTCCATTAAAATAATGGTGAGGGATGAAAGATCTTTATCGACTGTTGTGAGTCGATCAAATTGCGATGAGGAAGTCTCTTGAACGTTCAATCCCTGCAATGCGACGGCGGTAACTACCACAAAGCCAAGAACTGCTGCTATTAAGAGAGAGAGTAACTTGGTGCGAAAACTTAGATTAGCCAACATATAATATCCTGCATTTATTATTATTCATCAAACAGATATTCACTCCTAAGAGCCTGACGGTTCTGTCCATACCGTTTCAATTAAGGAGATTTAAATAGCTGTCTAGCTATATTATTGCTTCCTCAATTATTTTTGCAATCTTATTAAAAGCTTTTTAAGGAATTTGCACTTTATAGAATTCCGATTTTGGTTGCTGCGAATGTTTTGTATCAAAGTCTTTCAATAATGGTGTTAAATATCGTGGGGGCTGAGCCAAATATCGGCCTGCTTTTGCCCAAGATAAGTGATGGTGCCAGAATATCGGGCCACACCGGATGAACTGAATTCAAATTTATACACACGTTTAATCATCAAATTGCCTTGATGCCAGCAAGGCCACCACTTTATACCGGCAATGCTTTCATCTAGCAGTTGTAGGTTATAGGACTCACAATGATGCTTAGCGGATAAGGTCGCCTTTTCTCGAATGGTGATGTTACGCCACCAAGCATACAGCATACTAGCCAACAAAAGGGCAATGATAATGTCTGTTAGTTGAAGATTCATAATAGTGATTTCTTGAAAGTCATAATATTCGATATGATAGCGAAATTATCGAATCAAGATAACTAAAAGTGAGTAGAGGTTTTTAGGGAAGGAGAGGGTATGTGTATTTTGGTATATACCAGGGGGAAAATTGGTTGGTTTAAATTTACCTCTAAACATTCACCTCATAATATCCATTAACACCACGATAGAAATAAATACGTGGCTACCTCCAAGCAGGAGAGAAAGGAGAGGTAGCCACGTTCTTTACGCAACGAAGAGCAAGTCGTACAATAACCTCATTGCTACTAAGTAAAATTTGGGCATTCGGGGCAGCGAATGTGTGGGAATCCAAATTGAGTCGTTTACTTAATATCAATGGCCAGTCAGTTGGTTATTATGCGGCCTCTACAGCTCTTTCAGCGTAAAGCTGGATA
Coding sequences within it:
- a CDS encoding DUF3301 domain-containing protein, whose product is MNLQLTDIIIALLLASMLYAWWRNITIREKATLSAKHHCESYNLQLLDESIAGIKWWPCWHQGNLMIKRVYKFEFSSSGVARYSGTITYLGQKQADIWLSPHDI